Proteins encoded together in one Anaerococcus murdochii window:
- a CDS encoding ABC transporter ATP-binding protein, giving the protein MENKDKKVLFKIRNLKKYFPLKKKGFFNKGPGEYVHANESISIDIYEGETLGLVGESGCGKSTFGRTLLQIYEQTEGTTLYYGKTLEELAPEYMGKMIGKIPSKFPNYHKELDELNKIYEDLEKSETDEDRAMNNEKAMFKRRAIEEEYLNMIRIAGGLLASDDLGKVANLLNGEYQVLKERAKVYTDIEEFEQKAQMMVRTWDDYYKILDEDPKYKELKNKADEISKRVEEKRAEIEAYRDTLRDKEGFDELESQLDTGIDLSELNKEEMRQLRKDLQMIFQDPYGSLDTKMTVGNIIGEGVLGHDLFKSRNEKGYNEYIQETMEKCGLAPYFLHRYPHQFSGGQRQRIGIARALALKPSFIVCDEAVSALDVSIQSQIINLLQDLKEENNLTYLFITHDLSVVKYISDRIGVMYLGVMVELADSEKIFANPLHPYTKALLQAIPRTDVDQGQELAIIEGDIPSAVRPPKGCRFHTRCEYAMDICSQFEPELKDVGDGHFVACHLMDVSEEEKEKAHAKVMAERAKLDKELEEISAI; this is encoded by the coding sequence ATGGAAAATAAAGACAAGAAGGTCTTATTTAAGATAAGAAACCTCAAAAAATATTTCCCTCTTAAGAAAAAAGGCTTTTTTAACAAAGGCCCAGGCGAATATGTACACGCCAACGAATCTATATCTATAGACATCTATGAGGGTGAAACACTTGGTCTTGTAGGAGAGTCAGGCTGTGGTAAGTCTACTTTCGGAAGGACACTTCTACAAATTTATGAACAAACAGAGGGAACAACCCTTTATTACGGAAAAACTCTAGAAGAACTTGCTCCAGAATACATGGGCAAGATGATTGGTAAAATCCCATCAAAATTCCCTAACTACCACAAGGAATTAGATGAATTAAATAAAATCTATGAAGATTTAGAAAAATCTGAAACCGACGAAGACAGGGCAATGAACAACGAAAAAGCCATGTTCAAACGTCGTGCAATCGAAGAAGAATACCTAAATATGATAAGAATTGCCGGTGGACTTCTAGCTTCAGATGACCTAGGCAAGGTAGCAAACCTCCTTAACGGAGAATACCAAGTCCTAAAGGAAAGAGCTAAGGTTTATACTGACATAGAAGAATTTGAGCAAAAAGCTCAAATGATGGTAAGAACCTGGGATGACTACTACAAAATCCTAGATGAAGATCCAAAATATAAGGAATTAAAAAATAAGGCTGATGAAATAAGTAAGAGAGTTGAAGAAAAAAGAGCTGAAATTGAAGCTTACAGAGATACTCTTAGGGATAAAGAAGGCTTTGACGAGCTTGAGAGTCAACTTGACACAGGTATCGACCTTTCAGAATTAAACAAGGAAGAGATGAGACAACTCCGCAAGGACCTACAAATGATCTTCCAAGACCCTTATGGATCACTAGATACAAAGATGACTGTAGGAAATATCATCGGTGAAGGCGTACTAGGCCACGATTTATTCAAGTCTAGAAACGAAAAAGGCTACAACGAATATATCCAAGAAACAATGGAAAAATGCGGTCTCGCCCCATACTTCCTTCATAGGTATCCTCACCAATTCTCAGGTGGACAAAGACAAAGAATAGGTATAGCAAGAGCCCTTGCCCTAAAACCAAGCTTTATAGTTTGCGATGAGGCGGTATCTGCCCTTGACGTATCTATCCAGTCACAAATCATAAACCTTCTTCAAGACTTAAAAGAAGAAAACAACCTAACCTACCTCTTCATTACCCACGACCTTTCAGTTGTAAAATATATATCTGACAGGATTGGTGTAATGTATCTAGGTGTAATGGTAGAACTTGCTGATTCTGAAAAGATATTCGCAAACCCACTCCACCCATACACAAAGGCCCTACTTCAAGCTATACCAAGAACTGACGTTGATCAAGGTCAAGAGCTTGCAATAATCGAAGGCGATATTCCTTCAGCTGTAAGGCCACCAAAGGGATGTAGGTTCCACACTAGGTGTGAATACGCTATGGACATCTGTTCACAATTTGAACCAGAACTCAAAGACGTTGGCGACGGCCACTTCGTTGCCTGCCACTTAATGGATGTATCTGAAGAAGAAAAAGAAAAAGCCCACGCTAAGGTTATGGCAGAAAGAGCCAAATTAGACAAAGAATTAGAAGAAATTAGTGCTATATGA
- a CDS encoding methyltransferase family protein: protein MKENNSLPIFGVGPIYVLSCLILTILGLVLNYKGYLEIGKVGQAKTLFVIMGFILIILGLYLWVKAVLIQKINARVKDEILITNGVYGIVRNPVYTAFICIFTGILLFAKNYLLLVLPIIFWIYLTILMKKSEEKWLRAKFGKEYDLYCKRVNRVIPWFTKK, encoded by the coding sequence ATGAAAGAAAATAATTCTCTTCCTATCTTTGGAGTTGGCCCCATCTACGTCCTATCTTGTTTGATCCTAACAATCCTAGGGTTAGTTTTAAATTATAAGGGATATTTAGAAATTGGGAAAGTCGGCCAGGCTAAAACACTTTTTGTAATTATGGGTTTTATCTTAATAATTTTAGGCCTATACTTATGGGTAAAAGCTGTTTTGATACAAAAAATAAATGCAAGGGTCAAGGATGAAATCCTTATTACCAACGGAGTTTATGGCATAGTTAGAAATCCTGTTTATACCGCTTTTATATGTATTTTTACAGGAATTCTCCTATTTGCAAAAAATTATCTCTTGTTAGTCTTGCCAATTATTTTCTGGATATATTTGACAATTTTGATGAAAAAAAGCGAAGAAAAATGGCTAAGGGCAAAATTTGGCAAGGAATATGACTTATATTGCAAGAGAGTAAATAGAGTTATCCCTTGGTTTACAAAAAAATAA
- the argF gene encoding ornithine carbamoyltransferase, whose product MMENKMGIDLRKRNFIALKDFSEREILYLIDLAAEFKELKAQRKLHKYLEGQNIILLFEEASARTRTSFEIAAADLGMTTSFINYTQAKMGENESIEDTISVFDRYYDGIVYRGHEQDLLEKLVKITEVPIYNAMTDMFHPSQMISDMLTIREKFGYLRGLKLAYLGYPGDIMPNSLVITCSKLGIDFVGCGPRKFFPRKDLVRLSRRFSDKHDSDVIYTDDIEEAVADADIIYTDMWIALTEKDDPPMDRIRRLYPYRVTDEVMAMCDKDAIFMHCLPAFHDHKSNLAKKVLAKLPEDMKDWDFNGMEVADSVFRSDKSMVFDQTENRIPAVKAILYSTLKYD is encoded by the coding sequence ATGATGGAAAATAAGATGGGAATTGATTTAAGAAAAAGAAATTTTATAGCCCTCAAAGATTTTTCTGAGAGGGAAATTTTATATTTAATAGACTTAGCGGCAGAATTTAAAGAATTGAAAGCCCAAAGAAAACTTCACAAATACCTAGAAGGGCAAAATATTATCCTTCTTTTTGAGGAGGCTTCAGCAAGGACTAGGACTTCCTTTGAGATAGCAGCGGCTGATTTGGGAATGACTACATCCTTTATTAACTACACCCAGGCAAAAATGGGCGAAAATGAATCGATTGAGGATACCATTTCTGTCTTTGATCGATATTACGACGGGATTGTCTATAGGGGCCACGAGCAAGACCTCCTAGAAAAATTGGTAAAAATTACAGAAGTGCCAATTTACAATGCTATGACAGATATGTTTCATCCTTCTCAGATGATTTCAGATATGCTTACCATTAGGGAAAAATTTGGATATCTAAGAGGCCTAAAACTTGCATATCTTGGCTATCCTGGCGATATTATGCCTAACTCTCTAGTCATCACTTGTTCAAAACTTGGTATAGATTTCGTAGGCTGCGGACCAAGGAAGTTTTTCCCGAGAAAAGACTTGGTCAGACTTTCTAGGAGATTTTCCGACAAGCACGACTCAGATGTAATTTACACAGATGATATAGAAGAAGCAGTTGCAGATGCCGATATAATCTACACTGATATGTGGATTGCCCTTACAGAAAAGGACGACCCACCTATGGACAGGATAAGGAGGCTTTATCCTTACAGGGTAACTGATGAGGTCATGGCCATGTGCGATAAGGATGCGATTTTTATGCACTGTCTGCCAGCCTTCCACGATCACAAGTCAAATCTAGCAAAAAAAGTCTTAGCCAAACTCCCAGAAGATATGAAAGATTGGGATTTTAATGGGATGGAAGTTGCTGATTCGGTCTTTAGGTCTGATAAATCCATGGTTTTCGACCAAACTGAAAACAGGATTCCTGCTGTGAAGGCGATTTTATATTCAACCTTAAAATACGATTAG
- a CDS encoding YkvA family protein: MNKLRKMIPRYFRALRNKETPLMAKILAVFSLAYIFLPADVIPDIFPFVGYIDDAVLTASLLYFSNKMIPEEVIEEVKKIEN; this comes from the coding sequence ATGAATAAATTAAGAAAAATGATACCAAGATATTTTAGGGCCCTAAGAAACAAGGAAACCCCTCTTATGGCAAAGATTCTCGCAGTATTTTCCCTAGCCTATATATTTTTACCAGCAGATGTCATCCCTGATATCTTCCCATTTGTGGGCTATATAGACGATGCAGTTTTAACAGCAAGCCTTCTTTATTTTTCAAATAAGATGATTCCTGAAGAGGTAATTGAGGAAGTAAAGAAAATAGAAAATTAA
- the glmS gene encoding glutamine--fructose-6-phosphate transaminase (isomerizing) has translation MCGIVCYKGKLDAREVIVDGLSKLEYRGYDSAGLAVINGGLISVVKKAGKIANLKKALEANPISGNIGIGHIRWATHGEASDINSHPHLSNKGRIAVVHNGIIENYRELKKELEDEGYIFKSTTDTEVIAVLIEKYYGGDLLEAVKKVKERLEGSFACGIISADEPGRLIGMRVESPLVVGLAGSDIIMASDIPSLLKYTKDVIYLENGDLIDITEDGYTIYDGNNHKVKREITKISWSVDAATKGGYDHFMIKEINEQGPAIKELLNLNIKNNEIHFDGDSLTKEEIEKFKRIYIVACGTAYHAGLVGKVLLERLAKIPVICDLASEFRYNEPFLDENTLVILISQSGETADSLKALRLAKEKGAETLLITNTLASSMDREADRSLYCYAGPEIAVASTKAYTTQIINLYLLALDFGHKLGRLDKNTYDEIIKNLREIPEKIDQILSDDKDIRDFAEEIKDEKSLFYIGRGLDYATSIEAALKLKEVSYIHTEAFAAGELKHGTISLIEEDTPVIAIMTQKNLTAKTLSNVEEVVARGANVFIITSHKDSRMEKTSGKIFEIPETMDILYPLLTVIPAQLMAYYTSVAKGIDVDKPRNLAKSVTVE, from the coding sequence ATGTGCGGAATAGTTTGTTATAAGGGAAAGCTTGATGCAAGAGAAGTAATCGTTGATGGGCTTTCTAAGCTTGAGTACCGTGGCTACGATTCAGCTGGTCTTGCGGTGATTAATGGGGGATTAATATCTGTGGTTAAAAAAGCAGGCAAGATTGCAAATCTCAAAAAAGCCCTTGAGGCAAACCCTATCAGTGGAAATATTGGTATTGGCCACATCAGATGGGCGACCCATGGGGAAGCAAGTGATATAAATAGCCACCCTCACCTTTCAAATAAGGGTAGAATTGCCGTAGTCCATAACGGTATTATCGAAAATTACAGGGAATTAAAGAAAGAACTCGAAGACGAAGGCTACATTTTTAAGTCAACTACAGATACAGAAGTTATAGCGGTTTTAATTGAAAAATATTACGGTGGCGACCTTTTGGAAGCTGTTAAAAAAGTCAAGGAAAGGTTAGAAGGTTCTTTTGCTTGCGGGATTATTTCAGCTGACGAGCCAGGAAGGTTAATCGGAATGAGGGTAGAAAGCCCACTTGTAGTTGGCCTTGCTGGAAGCGACATAATCATGGCAAGTGATATTCCTTCCCTACTAAAATACACTAAGGACGTAATTTATTTGGAAAATGGCGACCTTATCGACATTACAGAAGACGGCTATACTATTTATGACGGAAATAACCATAAAGTTAAGAGGGAAATCACAAAAATATCTTGGTCTGTGGATGCAGCCACAAAAGGCGGTTACGACCACTTTATGATTAAGGAAATCAATGAACAAGGGCCAGCTATTAAAGAGCTATTGAACTTAAATATAAAAAATAATGAAATTCATTTCGACGGAGATTCCTTGACCAAGGAAGAAATCGAGAAATTTAAGAGAATTTACATCGTAGCCTGCGGTACAGCCTACCATGCGGGTTTAGTTGGAAAAGTTCTTCTTGAAAGATTGGCAAAGATTCCTGTAATTTGTGATCTTGCCTCAGAATTTAGGTACAATGAGCCTTTCTTAGATGAAAATACTCTTGTTATCCTAATTTCCCAATCAGGGGAGACTGCAGACAGCCTCAAGGCCCTAAGGCTTGCCAAGGAAAAAGGAGCAGAGACCCTTCTTATTACCAACACCCTAGCCTCATCCATGGATAGGGAAGCGGACAGGTCTTTGTATTGTTATGCTGGCCCAGAAATTGCCGTTGCATCTACCAAGGCCTACACAACACAAATCATAAATTTATATCTCCTTGCCTTAGATTTTGGCCATAAATTAGGCAGGCTTGATAAAAACACCTATGATGAAATTATTAAAAACTTAAGGGAAATTCCAGAAAAAATTGATCAAATCCTTTCTGATGACAAGGATATAAGGGATTTTGCGGAAGAGATAAAGGATGAAAAGAGCTTATTTTATATAGGCAGGGGGCTTGATTATGCAACAAGTATTGAGGCTGCCCTTAAGCTAAAGGAAGTTTCTTACATCCATACCGAAGCCTTTGCGGCAGGTGAGCTAAAGCATGGAACAATTTCCCTTATTGAGGAAGATACCCCAGTCATTGCCATCATGACCCAGAAAAATCTCACTGCAAAGACCCTATCAAATGTAGAAGAGGTCGTTGCTAGGGGAGCGAATGTCTTTATTATCACATCTCACAAGGATTCCAGAATGGAAAAGACAAGTGGGAAAATTTTTGAAATCCCAGAAACTATGGACATTCTCTACCCACTTTTAACAGTAATTCCAGCCCAGCTAATGGCCTATTACACTTCTGTTGCCAAGGGCATTGATGTTGACAAACCAAGAAATCTGGCCAAATCTGTAACTGTCGAATAA
- the tnpA gene encoding IS200/IS605 family transposase, giving the protein MDKNTLSHTSWRCKYHIVFAPKYRRQVIYRQLRKDIGSILRELCSRKGVNIIEAELCPDHVHMLVEIPPKYSISQIMGYLKGKSSLIIFDRHANLKYKYGNRHFWCRGYYVDTVGRNEKKIKEYIQNQLKEDYYADQISIKEYHDPFTGESVNKNK; this is encoded by the coding sequence ATGGATAAAAATACTTTATCACATACAAGCTGGAGATGCAAATATCATATAGTTTTTGCGCCAAAATATAGAAGACAAGTAATATATAGACAACTAAGGAAAGATATAGGAAGCATACTTCGAGAATTATGTTCAAGAAAAGGAGTAAACATAATAGAAGCAGAGTTATGCCCAGATCATGTCCATATGTTGGTAGAAATACCACCAAAATATTCAATATCACAAATAATGGGATATTTAAAAGGAAAAAGTTCGCTGATAATATTCGATAGACATGCCAACTTAAAATATAAATATGGAAACAGACATTTTTGGTGTAGAGGATACTATGTAGATACTGTAGGCAGAAATGAAAAGAAAATAAAAGAATATATACAAAATCAATTAAAAGAAGATTATTATGCTGACCAAATAAGTATAAAAGAATACCATGACCCGTTTACGGGAGAGTCAGTAAATAAAAACAAATAA
- a CDS encoding SDR family NAD(P)-dependent oxidoreductase — MRFKDKSVVVTGASSGIGREIAKEFAQEGAVVIAVARRANLLEELKEECKDFEGRIVPFPGDLTDGDFVKAMLQKAIDETCKLDVLVNNAGIMDDFIPLGELERDFYDRVMELNLNEPVFAMKEAINIMRKQGGGNIVNVNSLAGVAGAKAGAAYTASKHALLGISKNSAHMYKKDGIRINSVIPGGIETGVVGDYSKINQFGLGRVMAAIEADNPMGQPVDIAKACLFLASDDAKFINGAGLVVDGGVLAAE; from the coding sequence ATGAGATTTAAAGATAAGTCAGTAGTTGTGACAGGAGCAAGCTCAGGAATTGGCAGGGAAATTGCCAAGGAATTTGCCCAAGAAGGTGCAGTTGTAATAGCTGTAGCTAGGAGGGCAAATCTCTTAGAAGAATTAAAAGAAGAATGCAAGGACTTTGAAGGAAGGATAGTGCCTTTCCCAGGTGACCTAACAGATGGTGATTTTGTAAAGGCCATGCTTCAAAAGGCCATAGACGAAACTTGCAAGCTTGATGTTTTGGTCAACAACGCTGGAATTATGGATGATTTCATTCCTTTAGGAGAACTTGAAAGAGATTTCTATGACAGAGTTATGGAATTAAACCTAAATGAACCAGTTTTTGCCATGAAAGAAGCAATTAATATAATGCGTAAACAAGGAGGTGGCAATATTGTAAATGTCAACTCCCTAGCAGGAGTAGCTGGAGCTAAGGCAGGTGCAGCTTATACAGCAAGCAAGCACGCCCTCCTAGGTATTTCCAAAAACTCAGCCCATATGTACAAAAAAGACGGAATTAGGATTAATTCTGTCATTCCAGGTGGAATTGAAACTGGAGTTGTGGGAGATTATTCAAAAATAAACCAATTTGGCCTTGGCAGGGTAATGGCAGCTATAGAAGCAGACAACCCAATGGGCCAACCAGTTGATATAGCAAAAGCTTGCCTATTTTTAGCAAGCGATGACGCTAAGTTTATTAACGGAGCAGGCCTTGTTGTAGACGGCGGAGTCCTAGCAGCTGAATAA
- a CDS encoding DUF6110 family protein, protein MVSKKFIRIGAGVLVGALGGKVLSSQLAKKAAVGAVAGGLRVKESIDKTVEQVRVSADDIVAEAKEANAKEDLERAKKEAELNIDEVAKEDLINQIKEELKEEIKAEIKEDEDK, encoded by the coding sequence ATGGTAAGTAAAAAGTTTATTAGAATCGGTGCAGGCGTTTTAGTTGGTGCTCTTGGTGGCAAGGTTCTAAGCTCACAGCTTGCTAAGAAAGCTGCTGTAGGCGCTGTTGCAGGTGGTCTTAGGGTTAAGGAATCAATCGACAAAACAGTAGAACAAGTAAGAGTTTCTGCTGATGATATAGTTGCAGAAGCTAAGGAAGCCAATGCTAAAGAAGATTTAGAAAGAGCTAAAAAAGAAGCAGAGCTTAATATAGATGAGGTTGCCAAAGAAGACCTTATTAACCAAATCAAAGAAGAATTAAAAGAAGAAATCAAGGCAGAAATCAAAGAGGATGAAGATAAATAA
- a CDS encoding DUF4236 domain-containing protein — protein MGFRFRKSINLGKGFRINMSKSGPGFSWGGKGFRVTKKANGGFRTTAYIPGTGLSYQKDFSNPLGGGSKKANKKVSGQRQIEENETESRDFGLDFKNLESTGLKDVLDQAAYEYPLRKPGFGIFILGIILTFIQPFLVIIAILGALMYFYKKANPVEIEYDFEGGAKDEYDLTNKLLAGILESDAVWLVEGIEADDDRNLITARKELKIKDGLSGDLSTNVKVHSLVAGDLTLSFLPDALLINKNGSNKALDYKDLEVDLRSENFLEEEKIADATLIEKTYLHTNKDGGPDMRYKDNPEVNLVEYGVLEMKNKDINLVIVFSDTVIDGK, from the coding sequence ATGGGATTTAGATTTAGAAAAAGTATAAATTTAGGCAAGGGCTTTAGGATAAATATGTCCAAGTCTGGCCCGGGATTTTCCTGGGGTGGCAAGGGCTTTAGGGTGACTAAAAAAGCAAATGGTGGCTTTAGGACAACTGCCTATATACCAGGCACAGGCCTTTCCTACCAAAAAGATTTCTCAAACCCCCTTGGCGGTGGATCAAAAAAAGCAAATAAAAAAGTAAGTGGCCAAAGACAAATAGAAGAAAACGAGACTGAGTCAAGAGACTTTGGCCTTGATTTTAAAAACCTAGAATCAACAGGCCTTAAGGATGTCTTAGACCAAGCGGCTTATGAATATCCTCTAAGAAAGCCGGGTTTTGGTATATTTATTTTGGGAATCATACTTACATTCATCCAGCCTTTCCTTGTTATAATTGCAATCCTTGGAGCCCTTATGTATTTTTACAAAAAGGCAAATCCTGTTGAAATCGAATACGATTTTGAAGGTGGGGCCAAGGATGAATATGACCTTACCAATAAACTTTTGGCTGGAATTTTGGAAAGCGATGCGGTTTGGCTGGTCGAAGGAATAGAAGCAGATGATGATAGGAATTTAATCACAGCGAGAAAAGAATTAAAGATTAAGGATGGTCTTTCTGGTGATTTATCAACAAATGTTAAGGTCCATAGCCTTGTGGCAGGAGATTTGACCTTATCCTTCCTTCCAGATGCCCTTTTGATAAATAAAAATGGGTCAAATAAGGCTCTTGATTACAAGGACCTAGAAGTTGACCTAAGGAGCGAAAATTTCCTAGAAGAGGAAAAAATTGCCGACGCGACCCTAATAGAAAAGACCTATCTCCACACTAACAAGGACGGGGGACCTGATATGAGATACAAGGACAATCCAGAGGTCAACCTTGTGGAATATGGGGTTTTGGAGATGAAAAACAAGGATATTAACCTAGTAATTGTCTTTTCAGACACAGTTATAGATGGAAAATAA
- a CDS encoding ABC transporter ATP-binding protein, whose translation MSLLEINNLHTYFSTRRGLIKAVNDVTLSVDAGKTLGLVGESGSGKSQTAMSILQLFEANQKIYGGEIIFDGEKISEYKTSQMEHIRGNKISMIFQEPMSSLNPVFTVEKQLSEVLMLHKGMNKKEAAERVEELLAAVKIPNPHVVTKQYPFELSGGMNQRVMIAMALACEPKLLIADEPTTALDVTIQAQILRLMNDLKHKASTSILFITHDLGVINQMADEVAVMYCGQIVEQSPVEFIFKRDITDFNHPYTVALLNSIPSITSDRNERLDIIPGSVPHPLNLPDGCKFAARCKFATERCIKEMPELQAVNEHQLIRCHYPNRKEREDGK comes from the coding sequence ATGAGCTTACTAGAAATAAACAATCTTCATACCTACTTTTCTACAAGGCGTGGTCTAATCAAGGCTGTTAACGACGTAACCTTGTCTGTTGACGCTGGAAAAACCTTAGGTCTTGTAGGTGAGTCCGGATCTGGTAAGAGTCAGACAGCTATGAGTATTCTTCAACTGTTTGAAGCTAACCAAAAGATCTATGGTGGTGAAATAATCTTTGATGGAGAAAAAATCTCCGAATATAAAACAAGCCAAATGGAGCATATCAGGGGAAATAAGATTTCTATGATCTTCCAAGAGCCAATGAGCTCCCTAAACCCTGTATTTACTGTAGAAAAACAGCTTTCAGAAGTACTTATGCTTCACAAAGGCATGAATAAAAAAGAAGCGGCTGAAAGAGTTGAAGAACTTCTTGCAGCTGTTAAAATCCCAAACCCACACGTAGTTACCAAGCAATATCCATTTGAACTATCAGGTGGTATGAACCAAAGGGTTATGATAGCCATGGCCCTTGCTTGTGAGCCAAAGCTTCTTATAGCTGACGAGCCAACTACAGCCCTCGACGTAACTATCCAAGCCCAAATCCTAAGGCTAATGAATGACCTTAAGCACAAGGCTAGCACATCAATCCTCTTTATCACCCACGACCTTGGTGTTATTAATCAAATGGCTGATGAAGTAGCTGTAATGTACTGTGGACAAATCGTTGAGCAATCACCAGTAGAATTTATTTTCAAACGTGATATAACAGACTTTAACCACCCATACACTGTAGCCCTTCTAAACTCTATCCCATCTATCACTTCAGATAGGAATGAGAGATTAGACATCATACCAGGAAGCGTACCTCACCCATTAAACCTACCAGATGGTTGTAAGTTTGCGGCAAGGTGCAAATTTGCTACAGAAAGATGTATCAAAGAGATGCCAGAATTACAGGCAGTAAATGAACACCAATTAATCAGGTGCCATTACCCAAATAGAAAGGAAAGAGAAGATGGAAAATAA